Proteins found in one Hevea brasiliensis isolate MT/VB/25A 57/8 chromosome 18, ASM3005281v1, whole genome shotgun sequence genomic segment:
- the LOC110652112 gene encoding probable glutathione S-transferase, which produces MKILQTIRFGAFRKQGKEQEEAILSTIESLKYLEEELRGKKFFGGETIGLADLALGWIAYFMDVYEEVIGVKVIDQEKFPLLVGWIQEFSNISIIMKSWPPRDKLFDRFAGFRKAALGEETRK; this is translated from the exons atgaag ATCTTACAAACAATTAGATTTGGTGCTTTCAGAAAGCAAGGAAAAGAACAGGAAGAAGCAATTCTTTCAACCATAGAGAGCTTGAAATATTTAGAAGAAGAGCTAAGGGGAAAGAAATTCTTTGGAGGGGAGACCATTGGACTAGCAGATCTTGCATTGGGTTGGATTGCTTATTTCATGGATGTATATGAGGAGGTAATTGGGGTAAAAGTGATAGACCAAGAAAAATTCCCATTATTAGTGGGATGGATCCAAGAATTCTCAAATATCTCAATTATCATGAAAAGTTGGCCTCCAAGAGACAAACTCTTTGATAGGTTTGCTGGCTTTCGTAAGGCTGCCCTTGGAGAAGAAACACGAAAATGA